A DNA window from Theobroma cacao cultivar B97-61/B2 chromosome 5, Criollo_cocoa_genome_V2, whole genome shotgun sequence contains the following coding sequences:
- the LOC18599052 gene encoding transcription factor bHLH130 — MDSSTHQSHQNQNNQPNSGLLRFRSAPSSLLANFTNNLDCGVNKGSFESDRLISRFMNSSGGNSEIEDKSGTEVGVNYANSQQSYSGLPPHYPRQSSAASSSAMDSSYELLGMDHHSPGKPITSSLMRQSSSPPGLFTNLSVQNGYASMKGLGNYCGVNGTNGELSPSSNRLKNQICFSSRLPSSLGMLSQISEIGNESIRTDGPDDGKLGNSNSDARFYGTGYQYGSWNDSAHLTKNFSGLKRAQDNDRKFFSTNQNGDLGNCVHVLSHHLSLPKTSNEMVAMEKFLHFQDSVPCKIRAKRGCATHPRSIAERVRRTRISERMRKLQELVPNMDKQTNTADMLDLAVEYIKDLQKQFKTLSDNRANCKCLHIQKPVANQIV; from the exons ATGGATTCAAGTACCCATCAAAGCcatcaaaaccaaaacaaCCAGCCCAATTCAGGGTTATTACGTTTTCGTTCAGCTCCAAGCTCTCTTCTTGCTAATTTCACCAATAACCTTGATTGTGGGGTCAATAAAGGCAGTTTCGAGTCAGACAGATTGATATCCAGATTCATGAATTCAAGCGGCGGCAACAGCGAAATCGAGGATAAATCTGGGACAGAGGTCGGTGTTAACTATGCGAATTCGCAGCAGAGTTATTCAGGGTTACCGCCTCATTATCCGAGGCAGAGCTCTGCCGCGAGCTCCTCTGCTATGGATAGCTCATACGAGTTGTTGGGAATGGATCATCACAGTCCAGGGAAACCGATTACTTCAAGTCTAATGAGACAAAGTAGCTCGCCTCCAGGGCTTTTTACCAACTTGTCTGTTCAAAATG GCTATGCCAGCATGAAAGGTCTGGGAAACTACTGTGGGGTTAACGGTACTAATGGAGAATTAAGTCCATCTTCAAACAGATTGAAGAATCAGATTTGCTTCTCATCAAGACTACCTTCTTCCTTGGGCATGTTGTCGCAGATTTCTGAAATTGGCAATGAAAGCATTAGGACTGATGGTCCTGATGATGGCAAACTTGGAAATAGCAACAGTGATGCTCGATTCTATGGCACTGGATACCAATATGGTTCTTGGAATGATTCTGCACACCTCACAAAGAATTTTTCTGGCTTGAAAAGGGCACAAGATAATGACCGGAAGTTCTTTTCCACTAACCAG AATGGAGATCTTGGAAATTGTGTTCATGTATTATCTCACCACTTGAGTCTGCCGAAGACTTCAAATGAGATGGTTGCCATGGAGAAGTTTCTACATTTTCAAGATTCAGTCCCTTGTAAGATTAGAGCTAAGCGTGGTTGTGCTACTCATCCTCGAAGCATTGCAGAAAGG GTGAGAAGAACCCGGATCAGTGAACGGATGAGAAAGCTACAAGAGCTTGTCCCAAACATGGACAAG CAAACAAATACAGCAGACATGTTAGATTTGGCAGTGGAGTACATCAAGGACCTTCAAAAACAGTTCAAG ACTCTTAGCGACAATCGTGCAAACTGCAAGTGCTTACATATACAGAAGCCGGTCGCTAATCAAATTGTATGA
- the LOC18599053 gene encoding ras-related protein RABA4d, which produces MSNFYGDYNQKIDYVFKVVLIGDSAVGKSQLLARFARNEFSVDSKATIGVEFQTKTLAIDHKTVKAQIWDTAGQERYRAVTSAYYRGAVGAMLVYDMTKRQSFDHMARWLEELRGHADKNIVIMLIGNKCDLGSLRAVPTEDAQEFAQRENLFFMETSALQSTNVETAFLTVLTEIYRIISKKTLAANDELDPNGNSGLLKGTRIIVPNQELQTERKGGCCG; this is translated from the exons ATGTCAAACTTTTATGGGGATTACAATCAAAAGATTGATTATGTATTCAAAGTGGTGTTGATAGGCGATTCAGCAGTTGGAAAATCTCAGCTTCTGGCACGTTTCGCGAGGAACGAATTCAGTGTGGATTCAAAAGCCACAATTGGTGTTGAATTCCAGACTAAAACACTTGCCATTGATCACAAGACTGTTAAAGCACAGATTTGGGATACTGCTGGCCAAGAAAG GTATAGGGCGGTGACAAGTGCATACTACAGAGGAGCAGTAGGAGCGATGTTAGTGTATGACATGACCAAGCGCCAATCGTTTGACCACATGGCAAGGTGGCTAGAGGAATTGAGGGGGCATGCTGATAAGAATATCGTAATCATGCTTATTGGCAACAAGTGTGACTTGGGAAGTCTGAGAGCAGTGCCAACTGAAGACGCACAAGAGTTTGCTCAAAGAGAGAACCTGTTCTTCATGGAGACATCAGCACTGCAATCCACCAACGTTGAAACTGCATTTTTGACAGTTCTAACAGAGATATATCGAATCATCAGCAAGAAAACCCTTGCTGCTAATGATGAGCTAGATCCCAATGGCAATTCAGGTCTTCTTAAGGGAACCCGGATTATTGTTCCCAATCAGGAGCTGCAAACAGAAAGGAAAGGTGGCTGCTGTGGATGA
- the LOC18599054 gene encoding protein POLYCHOME produces MADSRDRITRAVDIAEVFARRRSGPLGILSDEAQELLASPVQRPVTRRPMGVAVTTSTSRGGGLRRGSSFGTPRSGIRIGRNLYRSPAPGRENAPMGVMGRGRGRLTGSVLPSWYPRTPLRDITAVVRAIERRRARLGEGERQILESPTSQDERVLNSNLSSGVQLEHNFSTPASTARMKPCPQSVRNVSKILLNVTNQNGEESEILTPQKKLLNSIDTVEKAVLEELQKMKRTPSAKKAERQMKVRTLMSMR; encoded by the exons ATGGCAGATTCAAGAGACAGAATCACGAGAGCCGTTGATATAGCAGAAGTCTTCGCTCGAAGACGGTCTGGGCCTTTGGGAATTCTCTCGGATGAAGCACAGGAGTTGTTAGCCTCTCCTGTTCAACGACCGGTTACTCGTAGGCCAATGGGTGTTGCTGTGACTACTTCTACGTCGCGTGGGGGAGGGCTCCGCAGGGGTAGCAGTTTTGGGACCCCAAGATCCGGGATTAGAATAGGCCGTAATCTTTACCGATCGCCGGCTCCGGGAAGAGAGAATGCTCCAATGGGTGTCATGGGGCGTGGAAGGGGTCGACTTACGGGCAGTGTGTTACCTTCTTGGTACCCAAGAACTCCTCTCCGTGATATTACTGCTGTTGTGAGG GCCATTGAAAGGAGGAGAGCTCGTTTAGGAGAAGGCGAACGCCAAATACTTGAGAGCCCAACGTCGCAAGATGAAAGGGTtcttaattcaaatttatcatCAGGTGTTCAACTCGAGCACAATTTCTCCACTCCAGCTTCAACTGCCAGAATGAAGCCTTGCCCTCAATCAGTCCGTAATGTGTCAAAGATTTTGCTTAATGTCACGAATCAGAATGGTGAGGAATCAGAGATTCTTACACCCCAAAAGAAACTCTTGAACTCAATTGACACTGTAGAGAAAGCTGTGTTGGAGGAATTACAGAAAATGAAGAGGACTCCCAGTGCCAAGAAAGCAGAAAGACAAATGAAAGTCCGCACACTGATGTCAATGCGTTGA